From one Rhodamnia argentea isolate NSW1041297 chromosome 1, ASM2092103v1, whole genome shotgun sequence genomic stretch:
- the LOC125314682 gene encoding TMV resistance protein N-like, whose translation MASHHVFLSFRGEDVRNNFLSHLYDALNRKGIFTYVDSEELRKGEQIAPALMKAIEESQIAIIIFSEGYAFSRWCLEEVAKIMNCKEERDLKVFPIFYKVEPKEVRTPRDKYKKAMLEHESKIGKDSEEVKRWKKALLDAASLSGWHLKDGNESEFIQRIVMEISTHVNRAPLHVAKYPVRIDSQVVKLESMLNLQSDDDVLMVGLWGKGGIGKTTLAKAVYNSIFKQFESSCFLPNVREASKNCKDLVTLQENLLFEVLALEERLVVSSVDRGINQIQERFCRKKVLLIFDDVDDLRYNGSGIIVTTRDKHLLTGHGIDLDHVYEVKELDKDVAHELLSKHAFPTHQKFEIRTDLVDGVLNHAKGLPLALEVLGSFLRGRREDEWESALDKVSMSPKKDINDVLKISYDGLETNEKEIFLHIACFFKGRETKYVENVLESCDFKVVIGLSILTERSLIRIQSKNIEMHDLIQLMGMDIVNQESDDPGRCSRLWLCDDVVEVVSSDMDFQFLKHVNFSHCESLVCLPDFWCTPNLEELNISDCKDLVEAHPSIADHDKLQKWSCCGSLLPGGEMPQWILPHEERSVSFMASKDIYDKILGMVLCFVFRPDEQGTKPEFRISAHVNGEMRKADGVVCSHSLDSEHVLLLYFRPTKLWEEVDFCEIDGNYAEFGVTISGGNMTKLGSRIICKHLGDDAELRDNQLIDLALFYEVDCESTDSDLRDCEMAAEKHSQMISKRSPLEACELGLRGLLIEAIPRSVKFS comes from the exons ATGGCTTCTCACCATGTGtttttgagcttcagaggcGAAGACGTTCGGAACAACTTCCTCAGTCATCTCTATGACGCTCTTAACCGAAAAGGAATCTTCACTTATGTTGATAGTGAGGAGCTCAGAAAAGGAGAGCAAATAGCGCCGGCACTTATGAAGGCGATTGAGGAATCGCAGATCgcaatcatcattttctctgAGGGTTACGCTTTCTCACGGTGGTGTTTGGAAGAGGTGGCGAAAATCATGAACTGCAAGGAAGAAAGAGACCTCAAAGTCTTTccaatattttacaaagtggaacccaaagaagtgagaacaccaagagacaaatacaaaaaagcTATGCTTGAGCACGAGTCCAAGATCGGGAAGGATTCGGaggaagtgaagagatggaagaaagctcttcTTGATGCTGCTAGCTTGTCCGGGTGGCATTTGAAAGATGG aaatgagTCAGAGTTTATTCAAAGAATTGTGATGGAAATCTCCACTCACGTAAACCGAGCACCTTTGCATGTTGCTAAGTATCCGGTGAGGATAGATTCCCAAGTTGTTAAGTTGGAATCGATGTTAAACCTTCAGTCTGATGAcgatgttctcatggtgggattGTGGGGAAAAGGAGGCATAGGAAAGACGACTTTAGCCAAAGCCGTTTATAATAGTATTTTCAAGCAATTTGAGAGTTCATGTTTTCTGCCGAATGTTCGAGAAGCTTCAAAAAACTGCAAAGATTTAGTTACTTTGCAAGAAAACTTGCTATTTGAGGTGTTAGCACTGGAAGAAAGATTAGTAGTGTCCAGTGTTGATAGAGGTATTAATCAAATACAAGAGAGATTTTGTCGCAAAAAAGTTCTCCTTATctttgatgatgtggatgacttGCGCTA TAATGGAAGCGGGATCATCGTCACTACAAGAGATAAGCATCTATTGACTGGTCACGGGATAGATTTAGATcatgtgtatgaagttaaagAACTGGATAAGGATGTAGCTCATGAGTTACTtagtaagcatgcttttccgacacaccaaaaatttgaaattaggaCAGATCTAGTGGATGGTGTTCTGAATCATGCTAAAGgtcttcctttagcacttgaggtgcTAGGTTCCTTCTTACGTGgtagaagagaagatgaatgggAAAGTGCACTGGATAAAGTTTCTATGTCTCCTAAGAAAGACATCAatgatgtgctcaaaataagttatgatggactagagacaaatgagaaagagatttttcttcACATTGCCTGTTTCTTTAAGGGGCGCGAAACTAAGTATGTAGAGAACGTTCTTGAAAGTTGTGATTTTAAGGTAGTAATAGGATTATCAATTCTCACCGAGAGGTCCTTAATAAGAATTCAGTccaaaaatatagaaatgcatgacttgattcaattgatgggtATGGATATTGTGAACCAAGAAAGCGATGATCCCGGGAGATGCAGCAGGCTATGGTTGTGTGATGACGTTGTTGAAGTTGTGTCTAGTGACATG GACTTCCAATTTTTGAAGCACGTTAATTTCAGTCATTGCGAGTCGCTGGTTTGCCTGCCCGACTTCTGGTGTactccaaatctcgaggaattAAATATCAGTGATTGCAAAGACTTGGTAGAAGCCCACCCGTCCATCGCAGATCATGACAAGTTGCAG AAATGGTCTTGTTGCGGAAGTCTTCTCCCCGGAGGAGAGATGCCACAGTGGATCCTTCCTCATGAAGAGCGCTCCGTATCTTTTATGGCTTCGAAGGACATATATGACAAGATTCTTGGAATGGTTCTATGTTTCGTTTTTCGTCCTGATGAACAGGGAACAAAACCCGAGTTTCGGATTTCTGCACATGTTAATGGTGAAATGCGGAAAGCCGATGGAGTAGTGTGTTCCCATTCGTTGGATTCGGAGCATGTCTTACTTCTGTATTTCAGACCAACTAAGCTGTGGGAAGAAGTCGATTTTTGTGAAATTGATGGAAATTATGCAGAGTTTGGGGTTACAATATCAGGTGGAAATATGACAAAGTTGGGATCCCGAATAATATGCAAGCATCTAGGGGATGATGCTGAGCTTCGAGACAATCAGCTGATTGATCTAGCTTTATTCTACGAGGTTGATTGTGAATCAACAGATTCTGACTTGCGAGATTGTGAAATGGCCGCCGAGAAACACAGTCAAATGATATCGAAGAGATCCCCCCTCGAGGCTTGCGAACTAGGACTACGTGGACTTCTAATAGAAGCAATTCCTAGGTCAGTAAAATTCAGCTGA